A genomic region of Caenorhabditis elegans chromosome V contains the following coding sequences:
- the nlp-59 gene encoding Neuropeptide-Like Protein (Confirmed by transcript evidence), with protein MSALHIARLFLLIAIMSTVVSTYAVLPSGEILFRRPASLFDRAADYSDDVAKFDESRDKRELDGIDTQLSKRTNLKRLVILSARGFGKK; from the exons ATGTCGGCTCTACACATCGCCCGTCTTTTTCTTCTGATTGCTATTATGTCGACAGTAGTCAGTACATATGCTGTTTTGCCATCAG GAGAAATCCTCTTCCGGCGACCAGCATCCTTGTTTGACCGAGCCGCCGACTACTCCGATGACGTGGCAAAGTTTGACGAGAGTCGGGACAAACGAGAGCTCGATGGAATTGACACACAATTGAGCAAACGGACCAACTTGAAACGGCTTGTGATTTTATCAGCACGTGGATTTGGAAAGAAGTGA
- the grd-12 gene encoding Ground-like domain-containing protein (Confirmed by transcript evidence), producing the protein MLHRPKLTVILSVLLTFRLADCWFLSMLGGGAGGCQNQCPPAYSGYYQSRNYNPPQQRFNYGLPPPTPPANSYATAPANYAAPSNAYPFAPQYSIPMNSYAMPKYAVAPQYAMVPYPTPPAYVRPPPVYVTPPPVYITPPPTTTTTIPPPKCFQNTQGYKCCNRQLDQFLEQKVGEMLKPEWQRCNLQRFATQLQHETQQMFNHSMEAIVASGEVQNLSNYRGDLYCKKRSRDGKIVVIYGSAVPYSLDTGVTRPMNDDELRTQMYPAKYDEIGVHDGHEENIWF; encoded by the exons atgttacACAGGCCGAaacttacagtaatcctatcAGTATTACTCACCTTCCGGTTAGCGGATTGCTGGTTCCTCTCAATG ctCGGTGGTGGTGCTGGTGGTTGCCAAAATCAATGTCCGCCAGCTTACTCTGGGTATTATCAATCTCGGAATTATAATCCTCCGCAACAG CGATTCAACTACGGTTTGCCTCCTCCAACACCGCCTGCAAATTCATATGCAACTGCTCCAGCAAACTATGCGGCTCCTTCAAACGCCTACCCATTTGCTCCTCAATACTCAATTCCAATGAACTCATATGCTATGCCAAAATACGCAGTTGCTCCCCAATATGCAATGGTTCCATATCCAACCCCTCCAGCTTACGTTAGACCTCCACCGGTTTATGTCACACCTCCACCTGTATATATAACCCCACCACCAACTACAACTACTACAATTCCACCaccaaaatgtttccaaaacaCTCAGGGATACAAATGTTGCAATCGACAGTTGgatcaatttttagaacagAAAGTTGGAGAGATGTTGAAGCCAGAATGGCAGAGATGTAATCTGCAACGATTTGCAACACAGCTTCAG CACGAAACGCAACAAATGTTCAATCATTCAATGGAAGCAATCGTTGCCAGTGGAGAAGTACAAAATCTTTCAAATTACCGCGGAGACCTTTATTGCAAAAAGCGGAGTCGAGACGGAAAG attgttgtGATATATGGCTCAGCAGTTCCATATTCTCTAGATACCGGAGTGACTCGTCCAATGAACGATGACGAGTTGAGAACTCAAATGTATCCGGCTAAGTATGATGAAATTGGAGTGCATGATGGACATGAAGAGAACATTTGGTTCTag
- the T01C3.3 gene encoding RING-type domain-containing protein (Confirmed by transcript evidence) has translation MSSSGSPPSTLVSTFEEAIAKLTSLFGMMRMMEAEIKDQRNNLQALKNSQRLSVRGSIQSNMSSRTDGILQRRLDETERKLAKTSAELKAKDEKLKKETASLEASREAHRLLQEESNKSKVSVMRLTFKLNRITHESVKEQAVLKKKLLDCETRLATYSECLVCYQKFDENTRIPRVMDCGHTLCDFCINQIVKMAGCYSATCPFDRVRIFGFGKSRRLEDRPCNRFIMK, from the exons ATGTCGTCTAGTGGCTCTCCACCTTCCACGCTTGTATCGACTTTCGAGGAAGCAATTGCGAAGTTGACCTCACTTTTTGGCATGATGCGCATGATGGAAGCAGAAATTAAGGATCAGCGGAACAATCTTCaagcattgaaaaattcccaGCGCCTGTCTGTCAGAGGAAGCATTCAGTCAAATATGTCGAGCAGGACGGATGGAATTCTTCAACGAAGACTAGATGAGACGGAGAGAAAGTTGGCCAAAACTTCAGCCGAACTCAAGGCCAAAGATGAGAAGTTGAAGAAGGAGACGGCAAGTCTTGAAGCCAGTCGTGAGGCTCATCGATTATTGCAAGAAGAATCGAACAAGTCGAAGGTGTCTGTGATGCGCCTTACGTTCAAGCTCAATCGCATCACACATGAATCTGTGAAAGAGCAGGCTGTTCTGAAGAAGAAGCTTCTGGACTGCGAGACCCGACTCGCTACATATTCCGAGTGCCTCGTCTGCTACCAGAAGTTTGACGAGAACACAAGAATTCCACGTGTCATGG actgtgGACATACTCTGTGCGACTTCTGCATCAATCAGATTGTCAAGATGGCGGGTTGCTACAGCGCAACATGCCCTTTTGACCGTGTGCGCATTTTTGGATTTGGGAAGAGTCGTCGTCTCGAGGATCGCCCTTGCAATCGATTCATCATGAAATAA
- the T01C3.2 gene encoding Transcription and mRNA export factor ENY2 (Partially confirmed by transcript evidence): MNDDLIMRKKPEQIEMEFQDSGESALVKSTLLSSLQNSEWEIAVRKEVKKFLEKARDDVSAKEVFDAVKDMARREIPQEAKKKLYDQVLEFVTTTNKK; this comes from the exons atgaacgaCGACCTGATCATGCGTAAGAAGCCAGAGCAGATCGAAATGGAATTTCAAGACAGTGGAGAGTCGGCGCTTGTAAAA AGTACATTACTCAGCAGTCTGCAAAATAGTGAATGGGAGATCGCTGTGAGGAAAGAAGTGAAGAAGTTCTTGGAG aaagccaGAGATGACGTGAGTGCCAAGGAGGTTTTCGATGCTGTCAAGGATATGGCGAGAAGGGAAATTCCACAAGAAGCAAAGAAGAAGCTCTACGATCAAGTTCTCGAATTCGTCACAACTACTAACAAGAAATGA
- the cdt-2 gene encoding WD_REPEATS_REGION domain-containing protein (Confirmed by transcript evidence) yields MDFLHSTKARKRYLRYPSSIYEELESKHYSMPAGETDDHDTWVTARFSPHLNQEHILYMGDDPGNIGIFDVRKFQDRSVPLEERQLYFFPAHDGAIMDVVGVPQKESQIVSISGDSTIRCWDLNQSTLDRKSQVFFGHEGSVRSICFAPDDPNVFVTGGRDFQVKIWDMRVSTVKKMEEDCRMATITYKTAHPKPSKVLTSGTPKSKAKAKTIEGYKVTSVLFLDEHHVASASENADSGIRVWDIRKPTRNGEGQPARILKVPTSNKKSYGVTCLTLDRFGNRLFASCTDSSIFEYSVPSESVSPINSYTGATIHNFYTQVACSPVSDVIACGSEDSRAVVWDLQDQYNYMNDRKLPDDIDKRRTKLPRFSCDGHLKQVLNVGWSSRGTYFMSCDEGGVRIWSEPRNRCTWKLNDEDDTSYPTTSQELGLSYEKIKKFELKESDEAMSCFDSISLSPRQRADSSGLSGSPQKNRGSKRPIFESPLKSICTNSPKPLRLNRSPRAKMSKLSFSPPSPLQPTNSNNQDLVGYRTPRQIRNKKKKNNPFYNEHPTEGLPNFVYDTFVKKLIGESSKSDIEDSGKSLSKTGQKRIEDWWQTKGENVATVTRARLPSVSEFGESACSKVITEDERIALHSPRKLVLKSSSTQSPCPSNSKPKPIPMTPRKPMDKRPTSRNLLHYFKK; encoded by the exons atggattttctcCATTCAACAAAAGCTAGAAAAAGATATCTTCGATATCCATCATCAATATATGAAGAATTAGAATCAAAACATTATTCTATGCCGGCCGGAGAAACCGATGATCAC GACACTTGGGTAACAGCCAGGTTTTCGCCTCACTTGAATCAAGAGCACATTTTGTACATGGGAGATGATCCGGGAAATATAGGAATTTTCGATGTTCGCAAGTTTCAAGATCGATCAGTGCCTTTGGAAGAACGGCAACTTTATT tttttcccgCTCACGATGGTGCAATTATGGACGTTGTAGGTGTTCCCCAAAAGGAATCGCAAATTGTTTCAATATCTGGAGATTCTACTATTCGATGTTGGGATTTAAATCAATCTACGTTGGATCGAAAGTCCCAAGTGTTTTTTGGACACGAAGGATCTGTACGGTCGATCTGTTTCGCTCCGGATGATCCTA ACGTTTTTGTGACCGGTGGACGTGATTTCCAAGTCAAAATCTGGGATATGCGAGTATCCACAGTGAAGAAGATGGAAGAAGATTGTCGAATGGCAACTATCACATACAAGACTGCACATCCAAAACCATCAAAAGTATTAACATCAGGAACTCCTAAATCAAAAGCAAAAGCGAAAACGATAGAAGGTTATAAAGTGACAAGTGTTCTTTTTCTTGATGAGCATCACGTGGCAAGTGCTTCAGAAAATGCAGATAGTGGAATACGAGTCTGGGATATTCGAAAACCGACAAGAAACGGAGAAGGCCAGCCAGCCAGAATTCTAAAAGTTCCCacatccaacaaaaaatcgtaTGGGGTGACTTGTCTGACATTAGATCGTTTTGGTAATCGACTGTTTGCGTCATGCACcgattcttcaattttcgagTACTCCGTTCCATCGGAGTCTGTTTCACCGA TTAATTCCTACACTGGCGCCACCATTCACAACTTTTATACCCAAGTCGCCTGCTCTCCGGTTTCTGATGTGATCGCATGTGGAAGTGAGGATAGTCGGGCTGTTGTTTGGGATCTTCAGGATCAATACAACTACATGAATGATCGAAAACTTCCGGATGATATTGACAAGCGGAGAACGAAACTTCCGCGATTTTCCTGCGATGGTCATCTTAAGCAAGTGTTGAACGTCGGATGGAGTTCTCGTGGAACATATTTCATGTCTTGTGATGAAGGAGGCGTCCGAATCTGGTCAGAGCCTAGGAATAGATGTACATGGAAGTTGAATGACGAAGATGATACCTCTTACCCGACTACTTCCCAGGAGCTCGGACTTTCAtacgaaaaaatcaagaaatttgagCTAAAAGAATCTGATGAAGCTATGTCGTGTTTCGATAGTATTTCCTTATCACCCAGACAGCGAGCTGATTCTTCCGGACTAAGTGGATCACCACAGAAGAATCGAGGATCGAAAAGACCTATATTTGAAAGCCCGTTAAAATCAATTTGCACAAATAGTCCAAAACCTCTCAGATTGAATAGATCTCCGAGAGCCAAGATGAGCAA attatCTTTCTCCCCACCATCACCACTTCAACCAACTAATTCAAATAACCAGGATCTTGTCGGCTACCGTACTCCCCGACAAATCCGtaacaaaaagaagaagaataatCCATTTTACAACGAGCATCCAACTGAGGGTCTGCCAAACTTTGTCTACGATACATTCGTCAAAAAACTCATAGGAGAATCTTCAAAATCTGATATTGAAGATTCCGGAAAATCGTTGAGCAAGACTGGACAGAAGAGAATCGAAGACTGGTGGCAAACCAAGGGAGAAAATGTGGCAACAGTGACAAGGGCGag ACTCCCAAGTGTCAGTGAATTCGGTGAATCAGCATGCTCAAAAGTTATAACCGAAGACGAACGGATCGCTCTTCACTCTCCGCGTAAACTTGTTCTCAAATCATCTTCAACCCAATCTCCGTGCCCATCAAATTCAAAGCCTAAGCCCATCCCAATGACTCCACGAAAACCGATGGATAAACGACCGACAAGTCGTAATCTGTTACACTACttcaaaaagtag
- the xbx-1 gene encoding Cytoplasmic dynein 2 light intermediate chain 1 (Confirmed by transcript evidence), which yields MNIWDLAKQKLVENKQRAAELKQKLDDENGTQSDNYLSEVRRRHESHIIFAGNRKSGKSSFMLNFLERKEDLKDSVGLEYTYARRTRGNVKDIANLWELGGGATVTELLSVPITMKNVEICSLILLLDMTNLDEMWITIEKTVDSVRRLVENLERQDINLQTRLAEKMRLRLEKYDDGSLKMCNPCPIPVTIVASKYDEFQNFESEKRRHLCQFLRFLAYSYGANLMMFSSRMEQFPKLVKNMTSHFAFGTVCPQGYMTDHNKPMFVKCGFDSLESIGIPPASDNFMGASSPFNLWRESFISLWPQKTGTIDIEDTKKQDPMIDPVFKEPNIDNLVEIKRKELKNHIRSKRDREAAEARAADRIAKINVR from the exons ATGAACATTTGGGATCTTGCCAAACAGAAATTAGTGGAAAATAAGCAACGAGCTGCAGAGCTAAAACAGAAATTAGATGATGAAAATGGAACACAAAGTGATAattatt taTCAGAAGTTCGTCGGAGACACGAATCGCATATCATTTTTGCTGGGAATCGAAAAAGT ggaaaatccTCATTCATGCTGAATTTCCTAGAACGAAAAGAAGATTTGAAGGATTCCGTAGGATTGGAATACACTTATGCCAGGAGAACTCGAGGAAAT GTGAAAGATATCGCGAATTTGTGGGAGCTTGGTGGTGGAGCAACTGTTACGGAACTGCTTTCAGTTCCTATCACAATGAAAAATGtcga aatttgctCTTTGATCTTGCTTCTCGATATGACAAATCTTGACGAAATGTGGATAACAATCGAAAAAACGGTGGACTCTGTTCGACGCCTCGTTGAGAATCTCGAACGGCAAGATATTAACCTCCAAACTCGcttggctgaaaaaatgcgTCTCCGCCTCGAAAAATACGACGATGGAAGTTTGAAGATGTGCAATCCATGTCCTATACCGGTGACTATTGTCGCTTCGAAATAcgatgaatttcaaaattttgaatctgaaaaacgaCGGCATCTTTGTCAGTTTCTTCGATTCCTCGCCTATTCGTATGGAGCGAATTTGATGATGTTTTCGTCGAGAATGGAACAATTTCCGAAGCTCGTGAAGAATATGACGAGTCATTTCGCATTTGGCACTGTTTGTCCGCAAGGTTATATGACTGATCATAATAAACCAATGTTTGTGAAATGCGGTTTTGATAGTTTAGAG TCTATTGGAATACCTCCTGCATCAGACAATTTTATGGGAGCTTCATCCCCATTCAATTTATGGAGAGAGTCATTTATCAGCCTCTGGCCTCAAAAG ACTGGGACAATTGACATTGAGGATACAAAGAAACAAGATCCAATGATTGATCCGGTATTTAAAGAGCCGAATATTGACAATCTTGTGGAAATCAAGCGGAAAGAACTCAAAAATCACATAAGATCAAAGAGAGATCGGGAGGCTGCAGAGGCACGTGCGGCCGATCGAATCGCAAAAATTAATGTTCGATAA
- the F02D8.4 gene encoding Peptidase M14 domain-containing protein (Confirmed by transcript evidence) yields MQVFHLQLVLCLICVVSAEYKNYDGFKVLEVNYGNPRVKNYIQKLEEHLGFMPDFLGENWKQKQAHYFIDKDSVEKVKINLADNNITYHMRDVNPQIFKVRRRRDLNGAVSIHDVNTRYLSYDEQMKFLNSLAQQYPNDVKLQNIGNSYEGRSITAVRIADDGSSKPIVWIDAGIHAREWISYNVALYLIYTIVSQPAYRNLLDSVQLVVVPNTNPDGYEYSRTNDRMWRKTRSRFTNSRCAGADANRNYPFYWGTQGVSHSQCSEIFCGSRPQSEPEVLALTNAIIRDEERIKGYIALHSYGQEILYPWGHTQRTYPTDVQDLIQVGRAMASAIRAVNNTDYTVVNSGDGLYPAAGASDDWAKSRGIKYSYTIELSPIDDFTGFSLPEDRINQVCREAFQAIQVLMIEVKSKFGFKQMTSSTASSAQSTLLLNRLRTIGNRGFGRGR; encoded by the exons ATGCAGGTCTTCCACCTACAACTTGTTCTCTGTCTGATTTGTGTAGTATCAGCAGAGTATAAGAATTATGACGG gttcaaaGTTCTAGAAGTCAATTATGGAAATCCACGTGTCAAAAACTATATTCAAAAGCTCGAGGAGCATCTAGGATTTATG ccagATTTTCTTGGCGAAAACTGGAAACAAAAGCAGGCTCACTACTTCATTGACAAAGATTCGGTGGAAAAAGTGAAGATCAACCTGGCTGATAACAATATCACTTATCACATGAGAG ATGTAAACCCGCAAATATTCAAAGTTCGTAGAAGACGTGATCTCAATGGGGCTGTCAGTATACATGATGTAAATACGAGATATTTGAGTTATGACGAG caaaTGAAATTCTTGAACTCCCTTGCTCAACAATATCCGAATGATGTGAAGCTTCAAAATATCGGAAACTCATATGAAGGACGTTCTATTACAGCTGTCCgg atagcAGATGACGGGTCAAGTAAGCCAATTGTTTGGATTGACGCAGGAATTCACGCACGTGAATGGATCTCATATAATGTGGCACTTTATTTGATTTATACG ATTGTGAGCCAGCCAGCTTATCGTAACCTTCTCGACTCTGTCCAACTTGTCGTAGTCCCAAACACAAACCCCGATGGATATGAATACAGCCGAACCAATGATCGAATGTGGCGAAAGACACGTTCTCGCTTCACAAACAGCCGATGCGCTGGAGCCGACGCCAATCGGAACTATCCATTCTATTGGGGTACACAGGGAGTCAGTCATTCACAGTGTTCGGAAATCTTCTGCGGTTCTCGTCCACAATCCGAGCCAGAAGTGTTGGCACTGACGAATGCGATTATAAGAGATGAGGAGAGGATTAAGGGATACATTGCGTTGCATTCGTACGGACAAGAGATATTGTATCCATGGGGACACACACAACGAACCTATCCAACTGATGTGCAGGATTTGATTCAG GTTGGTCGAGCAATGGCATCTGCTATCCGTGCAGTCAACAATACGGATTATACAGTTGTAAACTCTGGAGATGGCCTTT ATCCTGCCGCTGGAGCATCAGATGATTGGGCAAAGTCTCGTGGAATCAAGTACTCCTACACCATCGAGCTCTCTCCAATTGATGATTT cacTGGATTCTCCCTCCCAGAAGATCGGATCAATCAAGTGTGCCGAGAAGCATTCCAGGCTATTCAAGTTCTCATGATCGAGGTCAAGTCCAAGTTCGGATTCAAACAAATGACGTCATCAACTGCATCATCTGCTCAATCGACACTATTACTGAATCGCTTACGGACAATCGGAAATCGTGGATTTGGTCGTGGGAGGTAG
- the F02D8.1 gene encoding uncharacterized protein (Confirmed by transcript evidence) has product MTTNALIRIRSKSISDVFSSTEWEEDKEDLLPKKDNDYRKSAFEKWKSSFNLNLLANDQQFGRRTSRGNSKFFSRPPLPSNPRPRRQSLAATLRRTSIKDDLKKIWDTRRVSLCSLKTQIKDKMTGRSHENLANRATHYCQKTSCDQNQNETEESLDDSSPPAFFIVDKSVWTRS; this is encoded by the exons ATGACAACAAACGCTTTAATTCGAATCAGGTCAAAATCCATTTCTGATGTGTTCTCCAGTACTGAATGGGAAGAGGACAAAGAGGATTTGTTGCCAAAAAAGGATAATG ACTACCGAAAATccgcatttgaaaaatggaaaagctCATTCAATTTGAATCTTCTCGCCAATGATCAGCAATTTGGAAGACGCACAAGTCGgggaaactcaaaatttttttcgagaccGCCACTCCCA agtaATCCTCGCCCACGACGCCAAAGTCTAGCTGCAACACTTCGAAGAACTTCTATAAAAGACGATTTAAAG aaaatttgggaCACCCGCCGAGTATCGTTGTGCAGTCTAAAAACTCAAATCAAGGATAAAATGACTGGAAGATCtcatgaaaatttggcaaaccgAGCAACTCATTACTGCCAAAAAACTTCTTGTGATCAGAATCAAAATGAGACCGAGGAGAGCTTAGACGATag tAGCCCTCCAGCATTCTTCATCGTCGACAAAAGTGTGTGGACACGGTCTTGA